The following nucleotide sequence is from Bacillota bacterium.
TAGGGCTCGACGGCGTGCTCGGCGCTGCGGTGGCCGACCTTGACCACCGAGTCGTGCCCCAAGACCCACATGTTCTGCTCGATGACCGGCCGCTCGATGGGGGCCTCCCTGGCCGCGCCCGGAATGAGCTCCTCCAGGGAGTGCCGATAGAGGACCCCGCCCATGACGTTCTTCGCCCCGGGGAACTCGCCGCGCTCGATGACCAGGACCTTCAGGCCGGCGCGGGCGCAGGTGAGGGCGGCGGCGGACCCGGCCGGTCCGGCACCGACGACGATGACGTCGAAACGCTCGTTCATGGTCTCGCCTCCTGCCCCTCGATCAGCCGCTCGAAGGCTTTGGTCAAGGCCGGGACCACCTGGTGGAGGTCGCCGACGAGGCCGTAGTCCGAGGCTTCAAAGATGGGCGCCTTGGGGTCCTTGTTGATGGCCACGATTAGCTCCGAGCTCTGCATGCCGGCCAGGTGCTGGATGGAGCCGGAGATTCCGCAGGCGATGTAGAGCTTGGGCCGGACGGTCTGGCCGGTCTGCCCGACCTGATGGTCCTGACCGATCCAACCGTTGGAGACGGCCGCCCGCGAGGCCCCGACGGCCGCCCCGAGGGCCTCGGCCAGGCGCCGGATCTTATCCATGCCCTCGGCGCCCCCCGTCCCCCGACCGCCGGAGACGACGATGTCGGCCTGCTCCAGCGGGATCCCCTCGGTCTTCTTGCGGACGAACGTGAGGACCTTCTCGGCCACTTCCTCCTCGGCCATCTGGAACTCGTCCTCAACCACTTCCCCATGGCGGTCTTCCTCCCGCTCGGGCATGGGCATGATGTGCGGGCGGACGGTCGACATCTGGGGACGGCGGTGTCTGCAGAGGATGGTAGCCATGATGTTCCCGCCGAAGGCCGGACGGGTCTGGCGGAGGTCCTTGGTCTCCTGGTCGATGTCCAGCGAGGTGCAGTCGGCGGTGAGGCCGGTGGCCAGTTTGGTGGCGACGGTCGAGGCCAGGTCCCGCCCCTGGGCGGTGGCGCCGAGGAGAAAGATCTCCGGGTGATACTTCTCGACCAGCTCGACCGCGACCCGGGCATAGGGACGGGTCCGGTAGTCGCGGAGGACCGGGGACTGGACCAGGTAGACGCGGTCGGCCCCGTAGGCGAAGGCCTCCTCGGGCATAGCTTTGACGTCGTGACCGAGGAGGACGGCGGAGACTTCGGCCTTCAGGTCCTTGGCCAGCCGCCTGGCCTCGCCGATGAGCTCCCAGGAGACCGGGGCCGGGGTCTTCTCAGCGTGCTCGAGGTAGACCCAGATGCCCTTGTATTGGGACTTGGCGGGGTCGGCCATGGCTTGCGCGACTTCGGGCTTCATTTCGCCGGGGCTCATCGGCCGGCCACCTCCTTGGCCAGGGCGCGCCCTTCGGCGATGCCCTTCTTCACCGGCGGGAGGCCGAAGAGCTTGGCCGCCATGGCCTCGGCCGCCTCCCCGGGCTTCTCTAAACCGTCGGGGATCAGGTCGGTCTGGCGCTTGACCCGGGCCTGCGGGGTGAAGACCTTGCTGACCGTGGTCGGCGAGCCTTTGAGCCCGCACCGGGCCAGGTCCAAATGGAGGTCGTCCTTGGTCCAGGTGATCGGCTCGTACCGGGCCGCCCGGACCTGGTCGGGGAAGGAGCCGTAGCGGACGTCGTTGACCTCGTCGGTCACCGTGAGCAGAGCCGGCAGACGGGTCTTGACCTGTTCCTTGCCGTCGCCGAGGGCCCGCCAGACGGTGATCTCCCGCTTCTCCGCGTCGAGCTTCCCGATGTCCGAGACGTAGGTCAGTTGCTCGTAGTCGAGGCGGGTGGCGATGCCCGGCCCGACCTGGCCGGTATCGCCATCGATGGCCATCTTCCCGCAGAAGACCACGTCGATGGGATCCTTCTCGGCCAGCTTGAGGAGGGCCTGGGTGAGGATGTAGCTGGTGGCCAGGGTATCGGAACCGGCGAAGACCCGGTCGGTCAGCAGGATGGCTTCATCGGCCCCCAGCGAGACGGCCTTCTTCAAGGCCTGCGAGGCCTGGGGCGGACCCATGCTGACCACGGTGACCTTGCCCCCGAACTGGTCCTTCAGCCGCAGGGCCGCCTCGAGGGCGTGGGCGTCATAGGGGTTGACGATCGAGGGTACCCCGGCCCGGACGAGCGTGCCGGTGCTGGGGTCGATCTTGACCTCGGTCGTGTCGGGGACCTGTTTCAGACAGACGACTGCGTGCAAGGTCGCACCTCCGGACCTATTCTTTGAAGGGTCCCG
It contains:
- a CDS encoding electron transfer flavoprotein subunit alpha/FixB family protein; translated protein: MSPGEMKPEVAQAMADPAKSQYKGIWVYLEHAEKTPAPVSWELIGEARRLAKDLKAEVSAVLLGHDVKAMPEEAFAYGADRVYLVQSPVLRDYRTRPYARVAVELVEKYHPEIFLLGATAQGRDLASTVATKLATGLTADCTSLDIDQETKDLRQTRPAFGGNIMATILCRHRRPQMSTVRPHIMPMPEREEDRHGEVVEDEFQMAEEEVAEKVLTFVRKKTEGIPLEQADIVVSGGRGTGGAEGMDKIRRLAEALGAAVGASRAAVSNGWIGQDHQVGQTGQTVRPKLYIACGISGSIQHLAGMQSSELIVAINKDPKAPIFEASDYGLVGDLHQVVPALTKAFERLIEGQEARP
- a CDS encoding electron transfer flavoprotein subunit beta/FixA family protein, with the translated sequence MHAVVCLKQVPDTTEVKIDPSTGTLVRAGVPSIVNPYDAHALEAALRLKDQFGGKVTVVSMGPPQASQALKKAVSLGADEAILLTDRVFAGSDTLATSYILTQALLKLAEKDPIDVVFCGKMAIDGDTGQVGPGIATRLDYEQLTYVSDIGKLDAEKREITVWRALGDGKEQVKTRLPALLTVTDEVNDVRYGSFPDQVRAARYEPITWTKDDLHLDLARCGLKGSPTTVSKVFTPQARVKRQTDLIPDGLEKPGEAAEAMAAKLFGLPPVKKGIAEGRALAKEVAGR